One Acidobacteriaceae bacterium genomic region harbors:
- the bcp gene encoding thioredoxin-dependent thiol peroxidase, giving the protein MPQPKPGDLIEDFTLPDQDGNPVTLSQFKGSPVILFFYPRADTPGCTIEACGFRDQFAKLKKAGAVVLGISRDTVRAQKKFAEKYDIQYPLLADADEMLIKRFDLLRNKTMYGKPVTGVARTTFLIGPDRRLVHVFENVKPEGHAEEVLDLLKKNNKQ; this is encoded by the coding sequence ATGCCGCAACCCAAACCCGGCGACCTCATCGAAGACTTCACTCTCCCCGATCAGGACGGGAATCCTGTCACGCTTTCGCAGTTCAAAGGTTCACCCGTGATTCTGTTCTTCTATCCGCGCGCCGACACGCCCGGCTGCACCATCGAAGCCTGCGGCTTTCGCGACCAGTTCGCAAAACTCAAGAAAGCCGGAGCCGTTGTCCTCGGGATCTCGCGCGACACCGTTCGGGCGCAGAAGAAATTCGCAGAAAAGTACGACATCCAGTACCCGCTGCTCGCCGACGCGGATGAGATGCTCATCAAGCGCTTCGACCTCCTGCGCAACAAAACGATGTATGGCAAGCCCGTCACCGGCGTGGCCCGTACCACGTTCCTCATCGGTCCCGACCGCAGGCTCGTGCATGTCTTCGAAAACGTGAAGCCCGAGGGTCACGCGGAAGAGGTGCTTGATCTGTTGAAGAAGAACAACAAGCAGTAG
- a CDS encoding DUF763 domain-containing protein, translating into MGGSQAVKRSGTADLPLHNGRVPPWLAERMTALGAAITEHIVLSYGPSEFLTRLSDPFWFQALGCVMGMDWHSSGITTSVMGALKRGLNPRVADLGFTICGGRGRHSKRTPEELRAVSSRNGLDGEVLARTSRLTARIDNNAIADGFQLYLHAFVVHDSGEWAVVQQGMNPASHLARRYHWHSAAVRDFVTDPHVAILGQPQGTILNLVDGRSAKAQNVLLSIAHEPVESSLQEARKLTMPAHHEVRAKDVDLKRLGAVLAVAHEQELRDFASLLLVEGLGPRTLQSLALIAEVVHGAPSRFADPARFSFAHGGKDGHPFPVPLKTYDESLAILRRSLDAAHLGHTEKLEGFKRLDRLTRAVEQDRQPLANFTAAIEHERRISPSIGGRTVFDDPPRRKSRNSEPQLSLFN; encoded by the coding sequence ATGGGAGGAAGCCAAGCCGTGAAGCGCTCCGGAACCGCCGACCTTCCGCTGCATAACGGCCGCGTTCCGCCCTGGCTTGCGGAGCGGATGACCGCCCTGGGCGCCGCGATCACAGAGCACATCGTCCTCAGCTATGGACCGTCGGAGTTCCTGACGCGCCTCAGCGACCCGTTCTGGTTCCAGGCGCTCGGTTGCGTGATGGGCATGGACTGGCATTCGTCCGGCATCACCACCTCCGTAATGGGCGCGCTCAAACGCGGCCTGAACCCGCGCGTTGCGGATCTTGGATTCACCATCTGCGGCGGCCGTGGACGCCACTCGAAACGCACGCCGGAGGAACTGCGTGCAGTCTCGTCCCGCAATGGGCTCGATGGCGAAGTCCTCGCGCGCACCAGCCGCCTTACCGCTCGGATTGACAATAACGCGATCGCCGACGGATTTCAGCTTTATCTGCATGCCTTTGTCGTTCACGATTCCGGTGAATGGGCAGTCGTTCAACAGGGAATGAATCCGGCGAGTCATCTGGCACGTCGCTACCACTGGCACTCTGCGGCGGTGCGCGACTTCGTAACGGACCCGCACGTGGCGATCCTCGGTCAGCCGCAAGGCACCATTCTGAACCTCGTCGATGGCCGGTCAGCGAAAGCGCAGAACGTGCTTCTTTCTATCGCGCACGAGCCCGTTGAATCGTCATTGCAGGAGGCTCGCAAACTCACCATGCCTGCACATCATGAAGTGCGTGCAAAGGATGTCGACCTGAAGCGCCTTGGCGCCGTGCTTGCGGTCGCGCACGAGCAGGAGCTTCGCGACTTTGCGTCACTGCTTCTCGTTGAGGGGCTCGGCCCTCGCACGCTACAGTCGCTCGCCCTCATCGCCGAAGTCGTTCACGGCGCCCCAAGCCGTTTCGCAGATCCTGCGCGCTTCTCCTTCGCGCATGGAGGCAAGGACGGTCATCCATTTCCCGTCCCGCTCAAGACCTATGACGAGTCGCTCGCGATCCTGCGGCGTTCGCTTGACGCCGCACACCTCGGCCACACTGAAAAGCTCGAGGGGTTCAAACGATTGGACCGCCTGACACGCGCGGTTGAGCAAGATCGCCAGCCGCTGGCCAATTTCACTGCGGCGATCGAACACGAGCGTCGTATCTCGCCTTCGATCGGCGGCCGCACCGTCTTCGATGACCCACCTCGCCGCAAATCTCGCAATAGCGAACCTCAGCTCTCTCTCTTCAACTGA
- the glgP gene encoding alpha-glucan family phosphorylase gives MSDLNFSAHQTFSSNTSVDLADRKVAYFSMEIALRKDLPTYSGGLGMLAGDTLRSAADTGASMVAISLVHRHGYFQQHLDASGQQTESDVVWSPEATLPSAGTTITIQMQGRDLAIRAWRFDVIGCTGHVIPVFLLDTDIDGNDPYDRTLTNHLYGGDTYYRLCQETILGLGGIHLLHALGCQPEVCHMNEGHAALLTIGLLEDRLHGAPLRNASESDAEAVRQTCVFTTHTPVPAGHDQFGTDQMYSVLGHDRAACIERFGALHNGLMNMTYLALRFSRYVNGVAMQHGKVSQGMFPEYRVHSITNGVHAGTWLSQPFQKLFDKEVPEWRHDNQYFRSVYGIEPEVIDATHARGKERLFATVKARTGVELDPNILTLGFARRAATYKRATLLFKDGQRLHDLAERIGGLQILFAGKAHPADNAGKALIREVVADAARLHSSKLQILYLENYDWDLGEQLTNGVDVWLNTPRRPYEASGTSGMKAALNGVPSLSVLDGWWIEGCAENITGWSIDDFDDETREADQLYTKLETVIAPLYRNKDAFARLRRHCIAINGTFFNTHRMLGQYVSNAYFPQASSIASTDQEVVEDVPEPVLI, from the coding sequence ATGAGTGATCTGAACTTTTCGGCCCATCAAACGTTTTCCTCTAACACTTCCGTCGATCTCGCCGATCGAAAAGTCGCGTACTTTTCGATGGAGATTGCCCTTCGCAAAGACCTGCCGACCTACTCGGGCGGTCTAGGCATGCTGGCGGGGGACACCCTCCGCTCGGCAGCTGACACCGGAGCATCCATGGTGGCAATCTCCCTGGTGCACCGGCACGGCTATTTTCAGCAGCACCTGGACGCCTCCGGTCAGCAGACCGAGTCGGACGTCGTCTGGTCCCCGGAGGCCACGCTGCCTTCAGCTGGCACGACAATCACGATTCAAATGCAGGGTCGCGATCTGGCCATCCGCGCCTGGCGTTTTGACGTCATCGGTTGTACGGGCCATGTCATTCCGGTCTTCCTGCTGGACACCGACATCGACGGCAACGATCCCTACGACCGCACGCTCACAAACCATCTCTATGGCGGCGATACCTATTACCGCTTGTGCCAGGAGACCATCCTTGGGCTCGGCGGCATTCATCTGCTTCACGCACTCGGTTGCCAGCCCGAAGTCTGCCACATGAATGAGGGGCACGCGGCTCTGCTGACCATAGGGCTGTTGGAAGACCGGCTGCATGGAGCTCCCCTTCGCAACGCCTCCGAGTCGGATGCCGAAGCGGTTCGCCAGACCTGCGTCTTCACCACCCATACGCCAGTTCCCGCCGGGCACGACCAGTTCGGGACGGATCAGATGTATTCAGTTCTCGGCCACGACCGCGCAGCCTGCATTGAACGCTTCGGCGCACTGCACAACGGCCTGATGAACATGACCTACCTCGCGCTGCGCTTCTCGCGTTACGTGAATGGCGTGGCGATGCAGCACGGCAAAGTCTCGCAGGGAATGTTCCCTGAGTATCGCGTCCACTCCATCACCAATGGCGTGCACGCAGGCACATGGCTTTCGCAGCCCTTCCAGAAGCTCTTCGACAAAGAGGTTCCCGAATGGCGGCACGACAATCAATACTTCCGATCTGTCTACGGTATCGAGCCTGAAGTGATCGACGCGACACATGCACGCGGCAAGGAGCGGCTCTTCGCCACGGTGAAGGCTCGCACGGGCGTAGAGCTCGATCCCAACATCCTGACACTCGGCTTCGCGCGTCGGGCCGCGACCTACAAGCGGGCAACGCTGCTTTTCAAGGACGGCCAGCGCCTGCACGATCTCGCCGAGCGCATTGGCGGCTTGCAGATTCTGTTCGCCGGAAAGGCTCACCCGGCCGACAACGCCGGCAAGGCGCTCATTCGCGAGGTCGTCGCCGATGCCGCCCGCTTGCACTCTTCGAAGCTCCAGATTCTCTACCTCGAGAACTACGACTGGGATCTCGGCGAGCAGCTGACGAACGGTGTAGATGTTTGGCTGAACACGCCGCGCCGGCCGTATGAGGCCTCTGGAACCAGCGGCATGAAGGCTGCGCTCAACGGCGTGCCCTCACTGTCCGTGCTCGACGGCTGGTGGATCGAAGGCTGTGCCGAAAACATCACCGGCTGGTCCATCGACGACTTCGACGACGAGACTCGCGAAGCCGATCAACTCTACACGAAGCTCGAAACCGTTATTGCGCCGCTGTACCGCAACAAAGACGCGTTTGCGCGCCTCCGCCGGCACTGTATCGCGATCAATGGAACATTCTTCAACACGCATCGGATGCTTGGCCAATATGTGTCCAACGCCTACTTCCCGCAGGCCAGCTCTATCGCGTCCACCGATCAGGAAGTTGTTGAGGATGTACCCGAACCGGTGTTGATTTAA
- a CDS encoding DUF4350 domain-containing protein — protein MSGAQWSDKKIVLWMGAIILLLIVAVSVLAPATADEDFQPTTYNTGPRGAKAAFLTLQAIGRTTSRLEGSINQLSSVDASRTTLVLAAPVYSAPDYDAIASAVKQFLERGGHVLTTGPTGALLLPDGKAGPPTVFLGDACHTNPGDGPLAAAGPVPMFDRGTWDGNKNVEIAHRCGEDAVVVRMHVGRGEAIWWSSASPLTNAQLKNDADLRLLLLSVGDGRAVVWDESLHGAPQGLWSAARGLPLGWLVAQVALLAVLLVLSFSRRNGPLRAPVALPRSSPVEFATSMGDLYEKARATTAATDAARRRLLRTIVRDAGVPQAVLAEGSQAVVSALQERLGGDWKIVGENLEKASGEATENPTLREALAISRALSEDAERIRAAARSGRSRNVGVASVV, from the coding sequence GTGAGCGGCGCACAGTGGAGCGATAAGAAAATTGTGTTGTGGATGGGCGCGATCATTCTGCTGCTGATTGTTGCAGTGAGCGTACTTGCGCCAGCCACCGCCGACGAAGACTTTCAACCAACGACGTATAACACCGGGCCGCGAGGAGCAAAGGCAGCCTTCCTGACATTGCAGGCCATTGGACGGACGACATCGCGCCTTGAAGGGTCTATCAATCAGCTTAGTAGCGTGGATGCGTCACGTACGACGCTTGTGCTGGCGGCCCCGGTTTATAGCGCACCGGACTATGACGCGATTGCGAGTGCTGTTAAGCAGTTTCTCGAACGCGGTGGACACGTGCTGACGACAGGACCCACGGGTGCTTTGCTTTTGCCCGATGGCAAAGCGGGCCCGCCAACGGTCTTCCTCGGCGACGCCTGCCACACTAATCCTGGTGATGGACCGCTTGCGGCTGCGGGTCCTGTGCCCATGTTCGATAGAGGCACGTGGGATGGCAATAAAAACGTGGAGATCGCGCACCGCTGCGGAGAGGACGCGGTCGTGGTGCGGATGCACGTGGGGCGCGGCGAAGCAATCTGGTGGAGTTCTGCGAGCCCGCTGACGAACGCGCAACTGAAGAACGACGCAGACCTGCGGCTCCTGCTGTTGAGCGTTGGCGATGGGCGGGCGGTTGTGTGGGATGAGTCACTGCATGGCGCGCCGCAAGGACTGTGGAGTGCGGCACGCGGCTTGCCGCTGGGATGGCTGGTCGCACAGGTCGCATTGCTTGCGGTGCTGCTGGTGCTCAGCTTCAGCCGCAGGAATGGACCGCTCCGCGCGCCCGTCGCGCTGCCGCGGAGTTCGCCTGTAGAGTTTGCGACATCGATGGGTGACCTGTACGAAAAGGCACGTGCAACGACTGCAGCAACGGATGCAGCCCGGCGGAGATTGCTGCGCACAATCGTGCGCGATGCGGGCGTGCCTCAGGCCGTGTTGGCAGAGGGAAGCCAGGCGGTTGTGAGTGCATTGCAGGAGCGGCTCGGCGGAGACTGGAAGATCGTGGGCGAAAACCTGGAAAAGGCGAGTGGAGAAGCAACGGAAAATCCGACACTACGCGAGGCGCTAGCGATTTCTCGCGCACTCTCGGAAGATGCGGAGAGGATTCGTGCGGCCGCGCGCAGTGGACGCTCGCGGAACGTTGGAGTTGCAAGCGTGGTGTAG
- a CDS encoding universal stress protein, whose translation MEATDRSSIFPLKKIMFATDFSPVAMRAAQYVRALAQKFSSAVILVHVYSSFDEEISDSIAAEQQRCRNLLTAQQHEFEVAGITTSISLTSECPPPDALLLKERQLAPDLIVAGTESKSPVSRFFLGSTAEHLIRNASVPVLTVGPNSKPANHGPLILKRIVFATDFSDGSHRAGAFGVALTAESGAHLWICHVAGAEGAHTGTQPATSDAREQRFREELARLLPSGSYEWCNTESYSQHGSPGRGILDTAARVGADLIVMGARSRSFWLLHVRRGVTQDVLAHATCPVLTIH comes from the coding sequence ATGGAAGCAACTGACCGTAGTTCGATCTTTCCCCTCAAGAAGATCATGTTCGCCACCGACTTCTCCCCAGTTGCAATGCGGGCTGCCCAGTATGTGCGGGCGCTGGCGCAAAAGTTTAGCTCCGCGGTAATTCTCGTGCACGTCTATTCCTCATTTGATGAAGAGATCTCAGACTCGATCGCGGCAGAACAGCAGCGATGCCGGAATCTCCTGACCGCACAACAGCACGAGTTTGAGGTCGCCGGAATAACAACATCCATTTCGCTTACCAGCGAGTGCCCTCCTCCGGATGCTCTTCTGCTGAAGGAACGGCAGCTTGCCCCCGACCTGATCGTCGCCGGAACAGAATCGAAGTCGCCTGTGAGCCGGTTCTTTCTCGGTTCCACCGCCGAACATCTGATCCGAAACGCATCGGTGCCGGTGCTAACAGTAGGCCCGAACTCAAAGCCGGCGAATCACGGCCCTCTCATTCTGAAGAGAATCGTGTTCGCGACGGATTTCTCGGATGGTTCACATCGAGCTGGAGCGTTCGGGGTGGCTCTAACAGCAGAATCCGGCGCGCACCTCTGGATCTGCCATGTCGCAGGGGCCGAAGGTGCCCATACTGGAACGCAACCGGCGACCTCCGACGCGCGGGAACAGAGATTTCGCGAAGAACTGGCGCGTCTCCTTCCTTCGGGTTCCTACGAGTGGTGCAACACGGAATCCTATAGTCAACATGGGAGTCCGGGTCGCGGAATACTGGATACTGCTGCCCGTGTCGGTGCAGATCTTATCGTCATGGGAGCCCGTTCGAGATCGTTCTGGCTTCTGCACGTCCGCCGCGGCGTGACCCAGGACGTCCTGGCGCATGCTACCTGTCCCGTTCTGACTATTCACTGA
- a CDS encoding adenosine deaminase — translation MVRRSISYLFAVLVLAAALRTHAETPGEARADRVLEAAKKAGNPELYALLRTMPKGADLHMHLSGAVYAETFIDDAARDGLCVAPVEPGLPPVAVGQDAVHLVAPQDGKSNKCDRGQVPASDAFKNQALYDELIDSFSMRAFVATEGIDGHDQFFATFARFGGLKDHSGEWLDEVATRAAAQNEQYLEIMQTPTFSRAAALAYKTGWPEGAENSITPAQLAAVRDRLIASGLRDEVPVDRAELSHALETRNHIEHCNLPNDASPACHVQIHFLYQVLRGFPPQQVFAQTLLGFEVASADPDVVGINFVMPEDGYISMRDYHLQMQMLDYLHSVYPKVHITLHAGELAPGMVPPAGLTFHIREAVNLGHAERIGHGVDILYEDNPLRLLHEMATKHIMVEVNLTSNDVILGIAGADHPLHAYLASHVPFALSTDDEGVSRIDLTHEYVKAADEQDLTYAELKQSARASLEHSFLHGESLYVTPDDFAHRKPVCAAPIAANSTPSRACQALLDANEKAAQQWELERRFAVYEASLR, via the coding sequence ATGGTTCGCCGCTCGATTTCTTATCTGTTTGCCGTACTTGTCTTGGCTGCTGCGCTGCGCACGCACGCCGAAACACCTGGTGAGGCCCGCGCGGACCGCGTTCTCGAAGCCGCGAAGAAAGCCGGCAATCCAGAGCTCTACGCGCTGCTCCGAACAATGCCCAAGGGCGCCGACCTGCACATGCATCTCTCGGGCGCTGTGTATGCCGAGACCTTCATTGACGATGCTGCGCGCGATGGTCTCTGCGTTGCGCCGGTCGAGCCAGGTTTGCCGCCGGTGGCCGTCGGACAGGACGCGGTGCATCTTGTCGCTCCGCAGGACGGCAAATCGAACAAGTGCGATCGAGGTCAGGTCCCGGCTTCCGACGCCTTCAAGAACCAGGCGCTCTATGACGAACTGATCGACAGCTTTTCCATGCGCGCATTCGTTGCGACCGAAGGAATCGACGGCCACGATCAATTCTTCGCGACGTTTGCGCGCTTTGGCGGCTTGAAGGACCATTCCGGCGAGTGGTTGGACGAGGTGGCCACGCGTGCCGCCGCACAGAACGAGCAGTACCTCGAAATCATGCAGACGCCCACGTTCTCGCGCGCTGCGGCGCTTGCCTACAAAACCGGCTGGCCCGAAGGCGCGGAGAACTCAATCACTCCCGCACAGCTCGCCGCGGTTCGTGACCGCTTGATCGCCTCGGGTCTGCGCGATGAAGTTCCAGTGGATCGGGCCGAGCTGTCGCATGCTCTTGAAACTCGCAACCATATCGAACACTGCAATTTACCGAACGATGCCTCGCCCGCGTGCCATGTACAGATCCACTTTCTCTACCAGGTTCTCCGCGGCTTCCCGCCGCAGCAGGTCTTTGCGCAGACGCTGCTCGGGTTTGAGGTTGCGAGTGCGGATCCGGATGTGGTCGGCATTAACTTCGTGATGCCTGAGGACGGCTACATCTCCATGCGCGACTATCACCTGCAGATGCAGATGCTTGACTATCTGCACTCCGTCTATCCCAAGGTGCACATCACGCTGCATGCGGGAGAACTCGCACCGGGCATGGTCCCGCCGGCGGGCCTCACATTCCATATACGTGAAGCCGTGAACCTCGGCCATGCCGAGCGCATCGGGCACGGCGTCGACATCCTTTATGAGGACAACCCGCTTCGGCTGCTGCACGAGATGGCGACGAAACACATCATGGTTGAGGTCAACCTGACGTCGAACGATGTGATCCTCGGTATCGCCGGCGCCGATCACCCGCTGCACGCCTATCTCGCTTCCCATGTGCCGTTTGCGCTCTCCACGGATGACGAGGGTGTCTCCCGGATCGATCTGACCCACGAATACGTCAAAGCTGCCGACGAACAGGACCTGACATACGCCGAGCTGAAGCAGTCGGCTCGCGCGTCGCTCGAGCACAGCTTCCTGCACGGCGAAAGCCTCTATGTCACCCCGGACGACTTCGCACACCGCAAACCCGTCTGCGCTGCGCCGATTGCGGCAAACAGCACCCCGTCTCGTGCCTGTCAGGCTCTGTTGGACGCCAACGAAAAGGCCGCTCAACAGTGGGAACTGGAGCGCCGGTTTGCTGTGTACGAGGCTTCGCTACGATAA
- a CDS encoding MoxR family ATPase — protein MNDGVATASELFARGQQEIGRIIAGQQEPVAQALLTMLCGGHALVEGVPGVAKTLAVKTLARFLGLEFRRVQGTPDMMPADILGTSVFSPKTGEFTFHKGPVFTQFLLADEINRMPPRTQAALLESMEERQVTADGVRHALDDFFTVFATQNPVEFEGTYPLPEAQLDRFLLKIKVGYPEIADERVVLERHHASTDAAGLADTPIDAVPFQILAQARREIRAVRVEPAIFDYLLALVRRTREWPAIALGASPRASASLLLVAKATAAREGRDFVVPDDVKEAAIPVLRHRLVLRPEAELEGLDADRVVGEVLAATAVPK, from the coding sequence ATGAACGACGGAGTGGCGACCGCGAGCGAGTTGTTTGCACGCGGCCAACAGGAGATCGGGCGCATTATCGCCGGGCAGCAGGAGCCTGTAGCGCAGGCGCTGCTCACGATGCTGTGTGGCGGACACGCCCTTGTGGAGGGAGTGCCCGGTGTGGCGAAGACGCTCGCAGTGAAGACGCTGGCGCGTTTTCTTGGGCTGGAATTTCGGAGAGTCCAGGGAACGCCCGACATGATGCCCGCGGACATCCTGGGCACAAGCGTCTTTTCACCGAAGACGGGAGAGTTCACGTTCCACAAGGGGCCGGTATTCACGCAGTTTCTGCTGGCGGATGAGATCAACCGCATGCCACCGCGAACGCAGGCGGCACTGCTTGAGTCGATGGAGGAGCGCCAGGTGACGGCGGACGGCGTGCGGCATGCGCTGGATGATTTCTTCACGGTCTTCGCGACTCAGAATCCGGTGGAGTTCGAGGGCACGTATCCGCTTCCGGAGGCGCAGCTCGACCGCTTTCTGCTGAAGATCAAGGTTGGGTATCCGGAGATTGCAGACGAGCGCGTGGTGCTGGAGCGGCATCACGCGTCAACCGATGCTGCGGGGCTCGCGGATACGCCGATCGATGCCGTGCCGTTCCAGATACTCGCACAGGCTCGGCGTGAGATCCGCGCCGTTCGTGTCGAGCCGGCGATCTTCGATTATCTGCTCGCGCTCGTGCGAAGGACGCGCGAATGGCCGGCGATCGCACTGGGAGCCAGCCCACGCGCGAGTGCTTCGCTGCTACTGGTGGCGAAGGCAACGGCTGCACGCGAAGGTCGCGACTTCGTTGTACCCGACGACGTGAAAGAGGCGGCGATTCCCGTGCTGCGGCATCGGCTCGTGCTTCGACCGGAAGCAGAGTTGGAGGGGCTCGATGCTGACCGCGTCGTGGGTGAGGTGCTGGCAGCGACGGCAGTTCCAAAGTAG
- a CDS encoding DUF58 domain-containing protein — translation MQTLVPEPGSGTAKPMGRIGRWAGFGLTARALLLFCAGLLLAIPAFWHPRRIGFMLAWDMLLLIVCIADAARLPRPESLIVMRRFLDSPQLGEPTRMEIAVRMEADAVIDARVVDDLHPALIASPEAQRIEVFPREEAVSSQTIWPGERGDFALGKVYVRYRGALGLIERWTAAEPVTASGAAQRVRVFPAHEDSRGRAAFFLLRARQIELQRRKLQLRGTGREFESLRDFQQGDEMRSISWTATARRGKLVARQFTAERSQQVWVVLDAGRLSRTAFQLRRGGPELVGETVMERDRAHRMTVTQLDQATTAAVMLAQVVSGSGDKFAMLAYGREVKQALPPGAGVVHTRLLLDLLSQTRADAAEADHLNAVARLKMLQRRRGLMVWITELVDSAGRPELVTAASELVRRHLVVLVLLKHPELEELAARVPKAREEMFHTAAAQEMLERRRETIAHLERQGVLIVETTAEEVGARAVSQYLEVKARGLL, via the coding sequence ATGCAGACACTGGTACCAGAACCCGGAAGCGGTACGGCGAAGCCGATGGGTCGCATCGGCCGGTGGGCGGGCTTCGGCCTGACCGCGAGAGCGCTCCTCCTGTTCTGCGCGGGCCTGCTGCTCGCGATCCCGGCGTTCTGGCATCCACGCCGGATCGGCTTCATGCTCGCCTGGGATATGCTTCTGCTCATTGTGTGCATCGCGGACGCTGCGCGTCTTCCCCGCCCTGAGTCGCTCATCGTTATGCGCAGATTCCTGGATTCACCGCAGCTTGGTGAGCCGACGCGTATGGAAATTGCGGTCCGCATGGAGGCGGACGCGGTGATCGACGCCCGTGTCGTGGATGATCTCCACCCGGCGCTGATCGCATCGCCCGAGGCTCAACGCATCGAAGTCTTCCCTCGCGAGGAGGCTGTTTCGAGCCAGACAATCTGGCCCGGCGAACGAGGCGATTTTGCGCTCGGGAAAGTGTATGTACGTTATCGCGGAGCTCTTGGGCTGATCGAGCGGTGGACGGCCGCAGAGCCTGTCACCGCATCTGGCGCAGCGCAAAGAGTGCGGGTGTTTCCTGCGCACGAAGACAGCCGCGGGCGTGCGGCGTTCTTCCTGCTGCGCGCGCGGCAGATTGAGTTGCAGCGCCGCAAGCTGCAGCTACGCGGAACGGGACGCGAGTTTGAAAGCCTGCGCGACTTTCAGCAAGGCGATGAGATGCGGTCCATCTCGTGGACCGCAACGGCGCGGAGGGGAAAGCTGGTGGCTCGGCAGTTCACTGCCGAGCGTTCGCAGCAGGTGTGGGTCGTGCTCGATGCAGGAAGGTTGTCACGCACCGCGTTCCAACTTCGTCGCGGCGGGCCGGAGCTCGTTGGCGAAACGGTGATGGAGCGCGACCGCGCCCATCGGATGACCGTCACACAACTGGACCAGGCAACGACGGCAGCCGTGATGCTCGCGCAGGTCGTCAGCGGATCCGGCGACAAGTTCGCGATGCTGGCGTATGGTCGCGAGGTGAAGCAGGCGCTGCCGCCCGGCGCGGGCGTTGTGCACACGCGGCTACTGCTCGATCTGCTGAGCCAGACCAGGGCCGATGCAGCGGAGGCCGATCATCTGAACGCTGTTGCGCGACTGAAGATGCTGCAGCGCCGGCGCGGGCTGATGGTGTGGATCACGGAGTTGGTGGACTCAGCGGGAAGACCGGAACTGGTGACCGCGGCGAGCGAGCTCGTGCGCAGGCACCTGGTGGTGCTCGTTCTGTTGAAGCATCCGGAGCTGGAAGAACTGGCGGCACGCGTGCCAAAGGCGCGCGAGGAGATGTTCCATACCGCCGCGGCACAGGAGATGCTCGAGCGACGCCGAGAGACGATTGCGCACCTGGAGCGCCAGGGCGTGCTCATCGTGGAGACAACCGCCGAGGAGGTCGGCGCGCGGGCGGTGAGCCAGTACCTTGAAGTGAAGGCGCGCGGGCTGCTGTAG
- a CDS encoding DmsE family decaheme c-type cytochrome → MAVGRSVYRVAILVLLSTLGVLTPAVSYGAPTPQAATSSSKTAANPSGYVGAETCALCHAAEVKGFSSNPHSKLALEHSGKGVTCESCHGPAKAHVESGGVASKIFQFTKATPKQVEEKCLSCHVGEHANFTRTAHGEAQISCISCHSSHKFEPQTEMLKAKQPALCYQCHTDIKAAFMQPFHHKVNEGLLKCTDCHDPHGTFQPNLVRTTATQDAICTKCHVDTLGPFVYEHPPIKTEGCTSCHSPHGSPNPRLLIRNNVNSMCLQCHSPSMNFTAPGTPSFHNQANQYQSCTTCHIQIHGSNASSVFFK, encoded by the coding sequence GTGGCCGTGGGTCGTTCGGTGTACCGCGTGGCAATCCTCGTCTTGCTGAGCACACTCGGTGTTCTTACTCCGGCCGTTTCTTATGGCGCACCCACGCCACAAGCTGCAACGTCGTCCTCAAAAACGGCTGCGAATCCATCAGGCTATGTCGGAGCTGAGACCTGCGCGCTGTGCCATGCAGCCGAGGTGAAGGGTTTCAGCAGCAATCCCCATTCGAAGCTGGCTCTCGAGCACAGTGGTAAGGGCGTCACATGCGAAAGCTGTCACGGACCCGCCAAGGCTCATGTTGAGAGTGGGGGGGTTGCAAGCAAAATCTTTCAATTTACAAAGGCGACGCCAAAACAGGTGGAAGAAAAGTGCCTATCATGTCACGTCGGTGAGCACGCTAACTTCACGCGAACTGCTCACGGGGAGGCCCAGATCAGCTGCATCAGTTGCCACAGCTCCCACAAGTTTGAACCTCAGACGGAGATGCTAAAGGCGAAGCAGCCTGCCCTCTGCTATCAGTGCCACACCGACATTAAGGCTGCTTTTATGCAGCCATTCCATCACAAGGTGAACGAAGGACTACTGAAGTGCACCGACTGTCATGATCCGCATGGCACCTTCCAGCCCAACCTTGTCAGAACCACTGCGACCCAGGACGCGATCTGCACTAAGTGCCATGTCGATACCCTCGGCCCATTCGTCTATGAGCATCCACCTATCAAGACGGAGGGCTGCACTTCATGCCACTCTCCGCACGGATCTCCGAATCCTCGTCTGCTAATAAGAAACAACGTAAACAGCATGTGCCTGCAGTGCCATTCGCCTTCAATGAACTTCACTGCCCCTGGTACGCCGTCATTTCATAACCAGGCGAACCAGTACCAATCCTGCACTACTTGCCACATACAGATTCACGGCTCAAATGCCAGCAGTGTCTTCTTCAAGTAA